Proteins from a single region of Equus asinus isolate D_3611 breed Donkey chromosome 17, EquAss-T2T_v2, whole genome shotgun sequence:
- the LOC106833518 gene encoding RNA-binding protein 4B isoform X2 → MVKLFIGNLPREATEQEIRSLFEQYGKVLECDIIKNYGFVHIEDKTAAEDAIRNLHHYKLHGVNINVEASKNKSKASTKLHVGNISPTCTNQELRAKFEEYGPVIECDIVKDYAFVHMERAEDAVEAIRGLDNTEFQGLLRSTYGSSAKPTKQKKWEKKKS, encoded by the exons ATGGTGAAGCTTTTCATCGGAAACCTGCCCCGGGAGGCCACAGAGCAGGAGATCCGCTCACTCTTCGAGCAGTATGGGAAGGTGCTGGAATGTGACATCATTAAGAACTATGGCTTTGTGCACATAGAGGACAAGACGGCGGCTGAGGATGCCATTCGCAACCTGCACCACTACAAGCTGCACGGGGTGAACATCAACGTGGAAGCCAGCAAGAATAAGAGCAAAGCTTCAACCAAGTTGCATGTGGGCAACATCAGCCCCACCTGTACCAACCAAGAGCTTCGGGCCAAGTTTGAGGAGTACGGTCCAGTCATCGAATGTGACATCGTGAAAGATTATGCCTTCGTACATATGGAGCGGGCAGAGGACGCAGTGGAGGCCATCAGGGGCCTTGACAACACAGAGTTTCAAG GGTTGTTAAGAAGTACTTACGGGTCCTCTGCTAAAcctacaaaacaaaagaaatgggagaagaaaaaaagttga
- the LOC106833518 gene encoding RNA-binding protein 4B isoform X1, whose product MVKLFIGNLPREATEQEIRSLFEQYGKVLECDIIKNYGFVHIEDKTAAEDAIRNLHHYKLHGVNINVEASKNKSKASTKLHVGNISPTCTNQELRAKFEEYGPVIECDIVKDYAFVHMERAEDAVEAIRGLDNTEFQGKRMHVQLSTSRLRTAPGMGDQSGCYRCGKEGHWSKECPVDRTGRVADFTEQYNEQYGAVRTPYTMGYGESMYYNDAYGALDYYKRYRVRSYEAVAAAAAASAYNYAEQTMSHLPQVQSTAVTSHLNSTSVDPYDRHLLPNSGAAATSAAMAAAAATTSSYYGRDRSPLRRAAAVLPTVGEGYGYGPESELSQASAAARNSLYDMARYEREPYVDRARYSAF is encoded by the exons ATGGTGAAGCTTTTCATCGGAAACCTGCCCCGGGAGGCCACAGAGCAGGAGATCCGCTCACTCTTCGAGCAGTATGGGAAGGTGCTGGAATGTGACATCATTAAGAACTATGGCTTTGTGCACATAGAGGACAAGACGGCGGCTGAGGATGCCATTCGCAACCTGCACCACTACAAGCTGCACGGGGTGAACATCAACGTGGAAGCCAGCAAGAATAAGAGCAAAGCTTCAACCAAGTTGCATGTGGGCAACATCAGCCCCACCTGTACCAACCAAGAGCTTCGGGCCAAGTTTGAGGAGTACGGTCCAGTCATCGAATGTGACATCGTGAAAGATTATGCCTTCGTACATATGGAGCGGGCAGAGGACGCAGTGGAGGCCATCAGGGGCCTTGACAACACAGAGTTTCAAG GCAAAAGAATGCACGTGCAGTTGTCCACAAGCCGACTTCGGACTGCCCCTGGGATGGGAGACCAGAGTGGCTGCTATCGGTGTGGGAAAGAGGGGCACTGGTCCAAAGAGTGCCCAGTGGATCGTACAGGTCGTGTGGCGGACTTTACCGAGCAGTATAACGAACAGTATGGAGCAGTGCGCACGCCCTACACCATGGGCTACGGGGAATCCATGTATTACAACGATGCATATGGAGCACTCGACTACTATAAGCGTTACCGGGTCCGCTCTTATGAGGCAGtggcagcggcggcggcagctTCCGCGTACAACTACGCAGAGCAGACCATGTCCCATCTGCCTCAAGTCCAGAGCACAGCTGTGACCAGTCACCTCAACTCCACTTCTGTAGATCCCTATGACAGACACCTGTTGCCGAACTCAGGTGCCGCTGCCACCTCAGCTGCTATGGCTGCTGCCGCTGCCACCACTTCCTCCTATTATGGAAGGGACAGGAGCCCCCTGCGTCGTGCTGCAGCTGTGCTCCCCACAGTTGGAGAGGGCTACGGTTATGGGCCAGAGAGTGAGCTGTCTCAGGCTTCAGCAGCTGCACGGAATTCTCTCTATGACATGGCCCGGTATGAGCGGGAGCCGTATGTGGACCGAGCACGGTACTCAGCCTTTTAA